In a genomic window of Cytobacillus sp. FSL H8-0458:
- a CDS encoding sensor histidine kinase: MNIIQRQIAWGAGMSLLILAVLTASFFTMFPIPGWRDLWETEILDIPFILFVPSISLAIGLIFGLLSGIYWRRQLFAVDTMLHQVEEGRQLDVPETGKELQSIAVRAEKIQKNMAEQAKISQKLANEKAEDIESRMQEIVSQERNRLARELHDSVSQQLFAASMMMSAITETQQDPEDRQAKQLKMVEEMIHQSQLEMRALLLHLRPAALKGKSLQEGIEELLVELLQKVSMEIEWKVESFPLDKGVEDHLFRILQEAVSNTLRHSKSQNLEVLLIQRDDFAILRVADDGVGFDVEETKAGSYGLQNMYERAAEVGGSMKIISVKNKGTRLEVKVPIM; the protein is encoded by the coding sequence ATGAATATCATTCAGCGGCAAATTGCATGGGGAGCGGGCATGTCCCTCCTCATTCTTGCTGTCCTGACAGCCTCTTTTTTTACAATGTTTCCCATTCCCGGCTGGCGGGATCTTTGGGAAACGGAAATACTCGATATTCCATTTATCTTATTTGTGCCGAGCATAAGCCTGGCCATAGGCCTGATCTTCGGTTTGCTGTCAGGAATTTACTGGCGCCGGCAGCTTTTTGCAGTAGACACTATGCTCCACCAGGTCGAAGAAGGCAGGCAATTGGATGTGCCGGAAACAGGTAAAGAACTGCAGTCCATAGCAGTCAGGGCCGAGAAGATTCAAAAGAATATGGCAGAACAGGCGAAAATCTCTCAAAAGCTGGCAAATGAAAAAGCGGAAGATATCGAGAGCAGGATGCAGGAGATCGTTTCCCAGGAACGGAACAGGCTTGCCCGTGAGCTTCACGACTCTGTCAGCCAGCAGCTGTTTGCAGCGTCCATGATGATGTCCGCCATTACTGAAACCCAGCAGGATCCGGAAGACAGACAGGCAAAACAGCTGAAAATGGTGGAGGAAATGATCCATCAGTCACAGCTCGAAATGCGTGCCCTGCTTCTGCACCTTCGTCCTGCGGCACTTAAGGGCAAAAGCCTTCAGGAAGGAATTGAAGAGCTTTTGGTCGAATTGCTTCAAAAAGTTTCCATGGAGATTGAATGGAAGGTAGAGAGTTTTCCGCTTGATAAAGGCGTGGAAGACCACTTATTCCGCATCCTTCAGGAGGCTGTGTCCAACACACTCCGCCATTCCAAATCGCAAAATCTTGAAGTGCTCCTGATTCAAAGGGATGATTTTGCGATCCTCCGGGTGGCTGATGATGGAGTCGGGTTTGATGTAGAGGAAACAAAGGCTGGCTCCTATGGTCTGCAGAATATGTATGAACGGGCAGCAGAAGTTGGCGGCAGCATGAAAATCATCAGTGTAAAAAATAAAGGAACCCGACTTGAAGTAAAGGTTCCGATTATGTAA
- the liaF gene encoding cell wall-active antibiotics response protein LiaF produces the protein MNTNNKSDYMSWIIILGIVFLFVEIAFFNSGVVFSLLVPIGMVYIGRKWMPKSSGKWLFWLGLIFLLINIFSMMTLKFFLLAILVHLLIQFGQSKKAPKRIQPELKESAVNLQKETVIKKNPLFSNIFVGQQKTPEQVYEWNDINIQTGIGDTVIDLSYTVIPKGETVIFIRNFIGNVQVLVPYDVEVSVSHSAIAGKARIFEYEESKMFNQHLHLQTPGYDQSGQRVKIFTSFAVGDIEVKRV, from the coding sequence ATGAACACGAACAACAAAAGCGATTATATGAGCTGGATCATCATATTGGGCATTGTCTTTCTCTTTGTGGAAATAGCCTTTTTTAACAGCGGCGTGGTATTCTCTCTTCTTGTGCCAATTGGAATGGTATATATCGGAAGAAAGTGGATGCCTAAGAGCTCCGGTAAATGGCTTTTCTGGCTTGGATTAATTTTTCTGCTCATCAATATTTTCAGCATGATGACGCTCAAATTTTTCCTGCTGGCGATTCTGGTTCATCTGCTGATTCAGTTTGGGCAGTCCAAAAAGGCACCTAAACGGATTCAGCCGGAGTTAAAGGAATCGGCAGTAAATCTTCAGAAAGAAACAGTCATAAAAAAGAATCCTCTTTTTTCCAATATATTTGTCGGCCAGCAAAAAACGCCTGAGCAGGTGTACGAGTGGAATGATATTAATATCCAGACCGGCATAGGTGATACGGTCATTGATTTAAGCTATACAGTTATTCCTAAGGGAGAAACCGTCATTTTCATCCGGAACTTCATCGGAAATGTGCAGGTGCTTGTTCCCTATGACGTGGAGGTTAGTGTCAGTCATTCAGCCATAGCCGGAAAGGCCCGAATATTCGAGTACGAAGAATCCAAGATGTTTAATCAGCACCTTCACCTTCAGACGCCTGGCTATGATCAATCAGGCCAGCGCGTTAAAATTTTCACTTCTTTTGCAGTCGGGGATATCGAGGTGAAGCGCGTATGA
- a CDS encoding PspA/IM30 family protein produces the protein MANLLTRIKDTVMADLHEALDKKEKRNPIALLNQHLRDCERETEKVRKLLERQYTLKEEFTREYEQAKNLADKRKRQAEVALQAGEEELHQFASQEQMQYEERAGRLQDLLNQAVNQMGDLERKYEEMKHKLKDMHIRRMELMGRENITRANHRMDKVLDQNNDKSFTKFQEIESYLDRLEHQVKSSYHRSTIDARIAQLEKEMEKKPVL, from the coding sequence ATGGCAAACCTATTAACAAGAATCAAAGATACAGTAATGGCAGATCTTCATGAAGCATTGGATAAAAAGGAAAAAAGGAATCCAATTGCACTTTTAAACCAACACCTTCGTGATTGTGAGCGGGAAACTGAGAAGGTCCGCAAGCTGTTGGAACGTCAATATACATTAAAGGAAGAATTCACCCGGGAATACGAGCAGGCGAAAAATCTTGCAGACAAACGCAAGCGCCAGGCAGAGGTTGCTTTACAGGCAGGTGAAGAGGAACTCCATCAGTTTGCCTCACAGGAGCAAATGCAGTATGAAGAGCGTGCCGGCCGGTTGCAGGATCTATTGAACCAGGCGGTAAATCAAATGGGTGATCTTGAAAGAAAATACGAGGAAATGAAGCATAAACTGAAGGATATGCATATCCGCCGCATGGAGCTGATGGGCCGCGAAAACATTACACGCGCCAACCACCGGATGGATAAGGTGCTGGACCAAAACAATGATAAATCCTTTACAAAATTCCAGGAAATCGAATCCTATCTTGACCGTCTTGAGCATCAGGTGAAAAGCTCCTATCACCGCAGCACAATCGATGCACGCATTGCGCAGCTGGAAAAAGAGATGGAGAAGAAGCCAGTATTGTAG
- a CDS encoding lmo0954 family membrane protein → MKKLGLLIVGGIAAMVLISNLGPIVGLAVSAGILYFVFKQFLKAESTMAKIGYGIIGFIALMATASNFPAILGLAAAYVLYLVYKKWNDSSSSVMEEANDPFASFEKQWAELNRN, encoded by the coding sequence ATGAAAAAACTTGGATTATTGATAGTAGGTGGAATTGCGGCGATGGTGCTGATTTCAAATCTTGGCCCGATCGTGGGTCTGGCAGTAAGCGCGGGAATTCTATACTTTGTGTTTAAACAATTTTTAAAAGCAGAAAGCACGATGGCAAAAATCGGCTATGGAATCATCGGGTTCATCGCTTTGATGGCCACCGCTTCCAACTTCCCGGCAATCTTAGGGCTTGCAGCTGCATACGTTTTATATCTGGTCTATAAAAAGTGGAACGATTCAAGCTCAAGTGTAATGGAAGAAGCCAATGACCCTTTTGCCAGCTTTGAAAAGCAGTGGGCAGAATTAAACAGAAACTAA
- a CDS encoding VanW family protein, whose protein sequence is MYFSWMLGIMLLAQTQTAGLPEDLSIANNGESISNISRINYQLPFPGLPLVDSERFIRLLETLDRQTYIPPMNAYIDDSGRIVAEKPGKILHRKAFIDIFYTYFYNKGPARIQIPMLPVYPRVDKDLLSHIRVKMIGQYVTYFNPSNTSRSHNIQLAAEALDNTVVFPNEVFSFNRAVGKRTAGKGYRRAPVIVRGELSEDIGGGICQVSSTLFNAVDRAGVKVLERYSHSKKVPYVPPGRDATVSWYGPDFTFKNRYSFPLLIRAKALHGQMVIRVYSSDEIDYEPRQVPKATKMLPEEISIEKEAVKED, encoded by the coding sequence ATGTATTTCTCATGGATGTTAGGTATTATGTTATTAGCACAAACACAGACTGCTGGACTTCCAGAAGATTTATCCATTGCAAATAACGGCGAATCCATTTCAAATATCAGCAGAATCAACTATCAATTACCTTTTCCCGGGCTTCCTCTGGTAGATAGTGAACGGTTCATTCGTCTCCTTGAGACATTGGATCGTCAGACCTATATTCCCCCTATGAACGCTTACATAGACGATAGCGGGCGGATCGTTGCCGAGAAACCTGGGAAAATCCTGCACCGCAAAGCATTCATAGATATTTTCTATACATATTTTTATAATAAGGGACCGGCTAGAATTCAGATTCCGATGCTCCCCGTTTATCCAAGAGTGGATAAGGACCTTCTTTCCCATATCCGGGTTAAAATGATCGGCCAGTATGTTACATACTTTAATCCGAGTAACACCTCACGCTCTCATAATATTCAGCTTGCAGCCGAAGCCCTTGATAACACTGTTGTTTTTCCGAATGAAGTATTTTCTTTTAACCGTGCTGTCGGCAAAAGAACAGCGGGGAAAGGCTATAGGCGCGCTCCGGTTATCGTAAGAGGGGAATTGTCGGAAGATATCGGGGGCGGGATCTGCCAGGTATCCTCCACTCTGTTTAATGCAGTTGACCGGGCAGGCGTCAAGGTGCTCGAGAGGTATTCCCACAGCAAGAAAGTTCCATATGTACCGCCCGGCCGGGATGCAACGGTAAGCTGGTATGGCCCTGATTTCACCTTTAAGAACCGTTACAGCTTTCCCCTGCTTATACGGGCAAAGGCCCTGCACGGCCAGATGGTGATCAGAGTATACTCATCTGATGAAATAGACTATGAGCCACGCCAGGTTCCGAAGGCTACTAAAATGCTGCCGGAAGAAATCAGCATTGAAAAGGAAGCGGTTAAAGAGGATTGA
- the rraA gene encoding ribonuclease E activity regulator RraA → MDFKTADLCDDHSQELRICQQEFKSYGQKRKFSGPISTVRVFEDNVLVKEALESIPEGSVLVVDGGGSKRCALMGDRLGEIAQSRKLAGVIIYGCVRDTVELGSLDTGILALGSNPLKSRKEGKGDRSIPVTFGGIDWKPGEYVYADEDGVIVSSVPLS, encoded by the coding sequence TTGGATTTTAAAACGGCAGATTTATGTGATGATCACAGCCAGGAGCTGCGTATTTGCCAGCAGGAGTTTAAATCTTATGGGCAAAAAAGAAAGTTTTCCGGTCCCATTTCTACGGTTAGAGTGTTTGAAGATAACGTGCTGGTAAAAGAGGCACTGGAGTCAATTCCAGAGGGAAGTGTACTGGTGGTGGATGGCGGCGGTTCGAAAAGGTGCGCACTAATGGGTGATCGGCTTGGTGAGATTGCTCAATCAAGAAAGCTTGCCGGTGTGATTATTTATGGATGCGTTCGGGACACAGTGGAGCTTGGAAGCCTCGATACAGGCATCCTGGCACTTGGCTCAAATCCTTTGAAGAGCCGAAAAGAAGGAAAAGGGGACCGCAGCATTCCTGTCACGTTTGGCGGGATTGACTGGAAACCGGGTGAATATGTATATGCAGATGAAGATGGTGTGATTGTCTCTTCTGTTCCACTTTCTTAA